Genomic DNA from Scyliorhinus torazame isolate Kashiwa2021f chromosome 15, sScyTor2.1, whole genome shotgun sequence:
GAAGTTGGGGGTGATCACTGTGAcgatggtctcctcggagctctcctccaaggtgttctcttgggtggctggGAGGGAGGAACAACTCTGGAAGGCCCGATCTCATCAGATGGACATCCGGCGACACAGTACacacgtggtcagtgagagggaggatcATTCTATGTGACATGAACAACCGACTTGAGGCAGCTCGTCTggatgaaggggcaatggatcattCCCTCTACGGTGCAGGCCCACTTTGCTGTCAGTGATtactctctcctcggtcaaccccacAATTACCAAGGCCCATTCCTCATGCTGGTGAGGACTTGAATCTCTGgcactctgcaccccccccccccccagtcccccaccttggcctttcctgcttattatggtcTATCTTCTGtggagacaaagagagggcattgtgagccgcacgcttgatgggtcaggttGGTCTgtaacaggtggcatgtgtggacactgcacctggacatgaaagtGTCATGCTGATGGGTACCAGTGTgttctgaggagcaagcatgaagatcggaagtggggagggtgcgaggtatcAGTGAGTGATTTGTGGGAGAGGAGCGGGGAGGTGCAagagttgggaatttgaggggtggcaggtagaactgatgccaggagagaggtaggAACTTACTCTTACAGCTCAGTGGAGGTTGTTAGTCACCTTCCCACATTATAGTGCAGTCCTCCGAGTCATGCTGCCCGCACGGACAGTCGCTGCCATTGCCTCGCAGGTGGTGTTAGTAACCCTGCTGTTGGTCGCggtcccctcgggggaacaggatggccTGCCTCACATCGACTGCATCGAGAAACCTGACCAGGTCAATATCCCCAAAGCAAGGAACAGGTCTGCacgctgtgttgtgttgtgttgtgactgggagtgggtggtgagggagcgtttagagCTCCCCCTGGTCAGCAGTGAGATACTGAGGAGCTAGTCTGGCGAATCAGGTTGTGAGATAGCCAGTAATGGCAAAAGTCTCCTGGGGGCTCATTTCCTGCTCTAAGTGTCGTTAAGTACTGCCCGTgatctcgccaacacagccgttgAGAAACACGCCGCCAAACACGCCCAAgatcacacttagaaatgtttccattaaatcgcccCCATAGTCTTTCCATGGAAACTGCCACCTGAACTCCTTGTTTGGATGCTAATGTTTGTCACCATAAGTGTGACTGGAGCAGGTGGCTTGAGCTGTTTTCTGAAGGACAAACACTCAGAAACAATTACATATAATCAGCATAATTATCCCTATAGTTTTTCAAGATCGTAATTAACTTTGTCTCCACACAGATTAAAGAACTATACATCTGATTTACCGCGGGATGTTGTGGATATTGCTATGAAAGAGGCTTTACAACTTTGGGCTGATGTTACTCCACTGACATTTACTCAGACAACATCCCTTGCTGATATTGAAATTCTATTTGCTCCTAGAGGTATGTTCAAATTAATTATTATTAATTAGACAATAAAGTCAGCAACTGCTAATGTTGtgttcccccgtccccccccacccttTACCTGTCACCACCTTCCCCCCAACCCACTCAGCCACCCTGCTGGGGCCTGCTGGCATGGGCTCAGTAACACTCCTGGACTCACCTCACCGCCCGGGCTCCATCGCTGAATGACTTCTCAGGGATTGTAACGCCAGCAGTGACCACTTTATGGGGACCAGAGTTGCTGTCGGCCTTTTGATTAACCAGCAAATCCTGGAGGCAGGACATCTGCTTGGAACAGAGCAAAAGCTCAACCAACTCCAATCAGCAGGTGAATGGCCGTTAAATGGCGGTGGGGCGCGTTAGCTGGGGCAGGCACACTTCTGACTTTTACGTCAGAGTAGCGGAGACCTCGCTGCTCTGCGTCGCTGCCCAGTGTAAAATGTAGCCCGTAAGTTCGAATCCCTGCTCGACAATTGGTAAATTTAAATTCAAGTAATTGGTTAATTGTGGAGTAATACATGGGGTCAGCAAATCAGTGAACTGTTATCACCAGCAATCGTAAACTTTATTTCATTATTCAAATGATTGcatatgatcttttcatcctcaactAGAAACTCATCTTTACTGATGTGTTTGTTCAATTTTACTTGTTAGATCATGGCGATGGTAATCCATTTGATGGACCTAATGGGGTTCTGGCCCATGCCTTTTCTCCTGGACCTAATATTGGAGGTGATGCTCATTTCGATGAGGATGAAAGGTGGACAAATACAAGTAGTGGTAAGTGTTCTTCCCCATTAATTAAAACTCAATGATCCAAATCGCTGGAGACCTTGTTGGTGGGAGACGGCCACTGCTGCTGTTAGTGCATCTTGGATTGAAAAGCAGTGAATTGCTGTGCCTAATGTTGATTGTATATTGTCTGCATGTTGTAGGTTGCTTCAGTTACTAACTGGTCAGGACATTAATGAAAGTGAGAGGTGTGGGTAAACTTATTTCAACCCATTTTCAGGCCCAAAATGTGCTGTGCTCATAGAATGCACTAGAGGGTCTGGTCTGAGGTTTGTCCAAAGCTGGGCCTCTTCCCACATCTGAAGACTTCCAGCCATTTGAGCCTCCTGAGGCAGCTCGTCGGTTTCCTGTGGAGCAGTTTAAGCCAGCTGTGAAGTCAGCGGTTTCCtgatgtatgggtggggaagggaggtggtTGGTGTGAGTAGGGAAAACGGGCTGACAGAGAAAAAACAAAAATGTTGAAGCTTACTGAAGTTACTTAACGCTGCGTACTGAGATAATCTCTGGATCGAAGTAACTAAAAAATGTAAATTGACTCCTGATGTGTTCCTGTGGGAGTGAGGAATGCCATTGTGGCCTCACTGATGCCTGTTGTACGGCAGATCCACTTTCATCAGAGATGCTCCATGTTAGGGAGAACTACTGAAGACTGTCATCTTTCCAGTGTGACCTCATAATGTGATGTCAGCCCTGCCATTAGAAATCTGTAAGGGTTGGAGAGCTGACATCAAAATGTTATACCCCAGTTGCCTTATTTAAAGCATCTAGTCCATCCTCCAGCATGTTCCCAATCCAGACTTCGTACATGACCCCACTGTCATTCCTTGGAAGAAAGTCCCACTCGAGTGTAGGGAGAATCTCGATCACTTGAAGAAGAATGATTGGAAAGTAACTACTAATCATCACTGTCAAAAACTGCAGGGGTCACAGGTTAAATGTGATGTTAACTTTCCAATTTCAATACTTTCAGTGGATTAACAGACTTTGTTATTCGTGCCTGTCACCGGGTCAGATTGGTTAGATTCCTATCTTGTCCACTGGCACAACTTGTAAGATTGCAAGCTGAAATATATATATAATCGGGAATACCGGGGATACTTCCATATAcgtcatgggctggattttcagtcccaccagccctgttttctggtgcggcgtggaccgacggcagcaggatcctccattccggcagccggccgatggggtttcccattccatcccacgccgtcgggaaatccgtggtcgtgggtgcgctgccggcgaaggagaggatcctgccaatggagaatcccgcagcactTCTCTTTCACCAGCGCTagcagaaagagtgagtgagaaggaagaaCTTGGATTAAAGTAAATCAATGAATGTCCTAAGAACCTTACAGCCAGGTATAACTTTTTTTGAGGTGCCGTTGCAGTTTTGTGATACTTGGCAACCAGGTTCCAAAGAGATCATCGGTTTCGGTAATCTTGGTTAAGAATTAAATGATCTTGGGAAATCTTCTGCTCAAATCTTGATTGAGAGGGTAAATGGGGCTTTGATTAAATTTCGTTGCATCCAAAATCCaattcctccaacagtgcagcactggagGATACGCTCAAACTGCTAATCAGGGGCATAAACCCAATCTTTATTCAATGGCCACAGTGCTACCTATGAGCCACAATCAATAGTTAGTCAAAATAATAATCTTCAGCAAATTTGAATGTGATGCTCAGATATATAGTGAGACGCCTTGAACAGCATTTTGTCTAGTTGCAGGTGGGAACAATGGCATTGGTGCATCTCTGGGTGAGGTTGATGGGGGCTGCATACTCTGCTGTCAGCCCTAAAAGTGAACTTGCAGCATAACTTCCAATCGATCACTCACATTCATTTCAGAAATCAATGTGATCATTCTCGGGATTGTCAATCCCCAGTGTGTGGAAAAGCTGCAAATTTAAGTGTGGATGAATCAAACCTGTATCAGGTGTTTCAGATCTGAAAATGTACCTAACTGTGTGTCAGTTGAATTGCCAGTTATTACTCTACAGATATAGAGTAAGAAGACTTGTCTTTATTCTTGTGATCATTTTCTGGCCCATTTGAACCTTGGATCACATTGAAACAATATCAATCTGTGACCCACCTGAAATATATGGAGGAAAGATATTTGTGCAGTTGTTTTTTCCTTGATTCTGGAAGCAATTTCAATGGACTTCTGAAAGATTGACAGAACTAAAATATCTATGAATAGAGATCATGAAAAAATATGCTTCATACACTTTAGTTAAAAAAAGTTTGAACAAAATATTTTAACATTGTTTTTCTAGGAATCAACTTGATGCAAGTTGCAACCCACGAATTCGGACACTCGCTCGGACTCGGTCATACTAATATTTCCGGCTCTGTGATGCTTCCCTTCTACACATTTGTGCCACAAGATAGTTTTGGTCTTTCAAACGATGATATTGAAGGAATCCAGTCTTTATACGGTACAACAACATTGATTTTTATTGATTTCTTCACTTTGAATTAATCCAATTTCACATGCATTTCATTAGAAGTTGTCAAGCAAAATTGAGCATTTAATCTTTTAAGAAAATTTCAAAGCAGATGACCAGACTTTTGAGCAAAGAGGTGGACATGAAGGAGCATCTGAAaggaataatctttattggtgtcataagtaggcttacatttccactgcaatgaagttactgtgaaagtcccctagtcgcaacactccggcgcctgctcagcaacacagagggagaattccgaatgtccaattcacctaacaagcacatttttggcatttgtgggaggaaaccggagcacccggaagaaacccacacagacacggggagaaggtgcagattccgcacagacaatgacccaagccgggaatcgaaattgggaccctggcgctgtgaagcaacagtgctaacaaccgtgctgccctaaagaaggGGAGGTCAAAATGTAATGTGGTTTGAGCAGGGAATACCAGATCCCAGAGCCTTGGTAGCTGAAGACATGGAAGTCAATAGTAAATGGATTGAAAGCTGGAATGTTCGAGGATCAGAATTAGAAGAGCACAACTGTTTTGGAAGGTTGTAAGACAGAAGTGATTACAAATCTAGGGAGAGGCAAGACCATCAAGAAACTTGAAATCAAGAATGGCAGTTTCAAAATTGAGTCATTGTTTAACTGTGAGCCAAACTAGATCAGTGAGCAAACCCCAAATAAATACACACCAGCCACCCTTACACCACCAATATGTGGCGCACTGTTTAACTGGATGACTCTATCCTCTGGAAAACCTCCTTAAGACCTTTCTCCATTCCATTGTTCTCACCGCCTTTAAAATCAGCTCAAAACTATTCTCGACCAAGCTCTTGCCAATTCTCCTAATTCTTCCACATGATTAGCTGTTAGTTTTGTTTTCTCTTTTACAAATTGTTTGGTGTAATTTCCATGGGGATCTATCAATCTCTTGCTGTTACCTCAGCAGGTAATCAGTGGAAATTTTAAAGCAACAACATAAACATTTCATAATATCATTTTTCTGGACTTCCCGATGATTTTCTAGTTAAATTATGCAGGGTACCTGATTACTCCATCTGGAAATTTTAAATGATTTGATATAGGATTTTAGAATGCTAACAGCACAATAGATGATCGATCAGGCACCGGCTCATGCCCTCCGCTCTCGCTGCAGGGAaaagtcagcctggcaccctggcagtgcgaccgggcaccttggcagtgccacccaggtacgcAGGTGGCatggccaaggtgccaggctggtgctGCCAGAGTTCCAGGTTGTACCATGCTCCCCAGAGAGCATGCACCCAAGGCCTACGATACCCTAGGACAtcgcacaagtgccattccatctggtccccgttagaAGGCGTTAGATCCCAATGCCTGAATAGGTCAGGGAAGCACGTTTCATATACAGgtttgcaaaatagtgatcccgCCCGCAACGGACGGGATTCAAATCGCGCCATCTGGCAAGATCAAATTAGACCTTGCGAGGCATGGTGAACTGGGTAGACCCCGGAAGAGGAATCACCCAGCATCTACCAGCTGCGCCGTGCCACTGTTTGGGCACAGTGCGGCAGGTAGACCATGCCCACAGAGTCTCCATCTATTGTACCAagattcctcatgattttgaaaacttcCATCAAATCTCTCAATTTTTCTTCCCTAACAGGAACAAACCAAGCTTCTCTAATGAAGCCACATCACTGAAGTCCATGCTTGTAAATCCTCCTTGCACCATCTCTAAAATCTTCACATCCTTGTGAAGTGCCCAGAGCTGGACAAAAGAATTAATTGTGGCCAAACCAATATCCTATAGAACTGATCTGTGTTGCATTATTTTCAGTTACGAGTAATGCTATTGTTTGACCATTGCATTTAAGTTCTAGGCGTTCTAGTGCTTTGGGTGTTGAAAGGCAAATGAATTATGAATCATTTAATCTATTTTGATTACTTTCATCGTAAGGGAAACAGATTTTAAGACATAACAATGTTATGGTATGTGCTCAAGTGAAGTTTGAACAAAGGTAGTATATACCAAAAAATGTTATAGTCCAATTGGCGTTTTTAATTCATTCAGTGGGTATAGaatttgctggcaaggccagcattaactgcccattcctaattgcccttgagaaggtgatgatgagctgctttcttttttcctttaaaaaaaaatttagtgtatccaattcattttttttccaattaaggggcaatttagcatggccaatccatctagcttgcgcatcttttgggttgtgggggcgaaacccacgcaaacacggggagaatgtgcaaaccccacacagacagtgacccagagccgggatcgaatctgggacctcggtgccgtgaggccacagtgctaaccactgcaccaccgtgctgcccgatgagcTGCTTTTTGAATTACACACAGCGCATGTGAGATTGAGGCACTCTGACGGTGCTTTCTGACAGTTCCAACATTTTCAGCCAACAACAATGATAATTccgagtcaggatagtgtgtgacacGGAGGGTAACTTGAGAGGATTtcgctgctgaccttgtccttcttgGATGGACGTTTATGGATGGATTCCCAATCAATCAGGCTaccatggtgctgagcttcttcagtgttgttaccAAGAAATGCCATTAAAACTTTCCTTTGAATTGCTGTATTCACATTGTAACAATTTTCCTTTAATTTCACGTTATTTAAAATCATATCTCTTTCAATTTAGGAGCTGCCATTGGGACAACACAATCTTCAACTCAGACTTCAACGCAAGCACCAACTCAGACTTCAACGCAAGCACCAACTCAGACTTCAACGCAAGCACCAACTCAGACTTCAACGCAAGCACCAACTCAGACTTCGACGCAAGCACCAACTCAGACTTCAATGCAAGCACCAACTCAGACTTCGACGCAAGCACCAACTCAGACTTCAACGCAAGCACCAACTCAGACTTCAACGCAAGCACCAACTCAGACTTCAACGCAAGCACCAACTCAGACTTCGACGCAAGCACCAACTCAGACTTCAATGCAAGCACCAACTCAGACTTCGACGCAAGCACCAACTCAGACTTCAACGCAAGCACCAACTCAGACTTCAACGCAAGCACCAACTCAGACTTCGACGCAAGCACCAACTCAGACTTCAATGCAAGCACCAACTCAGACTTCAACGCAAGCACCAACTCAGACTTCGACTAAGGAACCATCAACGTGTGACCCAAACTTGTTCGCAGATGCTATTGTTAGAGTGTGGCGGCGATTATTTCTCTTCAAGAATGGGTAAATAATGCAAATAATGAATCTCCTGCTTACAATATTTATGCTCTCTTCTAAACTAAAACAAATTCAGATGGGCTGATTTTGACTGTGAACAGAGAACAAGATTATCTTCCCTTTCTAAGTGGCAGGATATCTGAGCTCGTTAGGGCCCAGGCCACATTTTCTTTCTGCAGCAACAAGCAGATCCCCCACTACTCCAGATTGTTATTGCAAAGGGGGCACGTTGTCTGCTTTCCAAGCTTTACTGTATTGTAGGAGTATGTGGTTGTGAGAAGCAACGTCCCTGCTTCTCCTGGTCTCAACAAAAACAGTGCTGGACATTTCCTCGTCTGATAAAAAGACCACAGGCTGTTTCTTTCAGCCAAGATAATGctggatctgctgagtatttccagcactttctgttcttatttcagatgttTACTGGAACATTTTGTGAGCAGTGGTGCCTTATGGATCGGTAGTTGGATCACTCACTTCTCCGAACAAATAGACAAATAGACAAGGTGTGGCTTACAGTAGTTAGAGCCTTGATACGCGCAATAGAATTCGGAACTGACTGAGGTTCCTAGTCACCCTCATGAAGGACCGGGTAATGGGTGGGATTGGAACTCGAAAGGGTTGGGAATTGCAGTGGTCAGACCTCAGGGCTGCTACCACTCACTTCCCACCCATTGAATTTAATATTGATCATAGAACTCTAATAACATATTTGACTTTCATTTTAGGTGGTACATAAATAAAATGATTATAAGTAACTGGTAGCAAGTTAAATTAAAACAGTGCCGTCAGTAACTCAATATTTCCCTAAGGCTGGGCAATTGAACAAGGGTTTAAACCCACAATGTTCACCTGATTTTTACTTTTTGAAATTTTGATGGAACTGCTGTGTTTGACATTTTGTAATTTGTTGAGATTGCAGACTGTTGAAATTTTATTTTTTTCAATCATAAATTGATTTGagcaaaataaaattttaaaactaTATTGAACAGGTTACATTGAAGCTCAGTTGTCATTTTCTTCACAGATTTAAGATATTTTAATATCGAAAAGATTCCTGAATGTGCTTTACAATGACCTTGCACCTGAGACATGTTTAATGTTGAGAGTTTCTTTGACGTCCAACAAATAGGGGCAGTTAGTGTAGTAATTCTATCTGGGTATGTGGCCAAGTGTATGAGTGGGCTCAAACTCATGCAAAGGGATGCACAGTGGCACagagcttagcactgctgcctcacagctccagggttcaattccggcttcaggttacggcctgtgtggagtttgcactttctccctgtgtcttcttaggtttcctccggcttctctggtttcctcccacagtccaaagatgtgcaggttaggtggattggccatgctcagttgtccctttgtgtccaaacgcttaggtggggttacagggagctggtggaggtgtgggctaaagtagggtgctctatccaagtgccattgcaaactcaatgggccgaatggcctccttctgcaatgtagggattctatgatttgaaaaCATTATAGAAACTTGATTTGCACTGGACAAAATCTGTGTTTTAAACTGGTCTCACTTTTAAGCTGGTTTGGTAAATTTCAGGGAAACTCTGACCAAGATGTTTACAACTTTGCTACTCATAGCAAAAACCTCAATTCTCACCGATCCCCCTCACCAACAAAATTAAATTAAAACATATCTTGTGATCATCTCTGGTTATGTGCTGTTTATCAATGAGATTTCTGGCCAGCAACATATATGTAGTAAATTATCTCATTAAAGCTGGAGGACGCTGATACAATTGTGTTCATTGTTGCCTCTAGATTGTACAAGATTTTTGGATCCTCAGCGGTAATCCCAGTAAACAGCACATGGCCAAGTATGATGTCAAATGTTGATGCTGCTGTTCGATACCCCATCCACGGCAGATCCAAAAGGGGACACAGAAGGAGGCCCGGCATTATTTTTTTCTCAGGTTGCAAATTTTCGATTTTCTTTTGTAATAAATCTGTTGCCATGAGAGTATACTGTGTTCggtcgggggggcggggtgggggggggggggggggggtgggagagagagtggggtgtttTCTTTGTGGGGGCATTCAAGGGGTGTCAGGGGAGCAGCAGGGATGTCAATCGCATAGTTACCCCAAAGTTAGACGAAGACTTTTCTGACCAATATTTCATGGATAATTATCCAGATAAGCAAGTCGGAAATGGCTGAACTTTAATGTTTGAGACCAACTCAAAGTTGGAGACTTTTCGGAGGGTAACAGGGAACAGAAGAATTGGCCTTTGGCAGTTCAAACCTCCTGAGAAATTCCCATGGAGTCTGTGGATTGGGATTTCCAAGGAGTCGCGTAGCATATCTTCCAGTGTATGCCTGGTCTCCAAATATCGGGAGACTGGAAGATCTGAACCAATGTTTAACATCACTATAAAGAATTAACTCTAGGTAGCAACCGGAAACAACCGTTGAAATTGTTCCCTTTCTGGGCTGAGCATTGCTTTACAACTGTCACATTGTTAGAAGGATTCTTGAGCTGGGTTTAAGGATTAATTAGTATGCAAATCCAGCAAGCTCACAAAAAGAATCGGCAGGTGAGATGCCATTTATGCAAAGCAAATGGCCGAGTGACATTATTTGAAAAGTTAATTCTGAAAATTTTTAACATAACAGCCGAGGTTTTGTGATGGGATCATCACTTCCCGCCAGCCGGAAAACGGGATTTGAGCCCGTGACATTTCCTGGAGAATAATCTCTGCTCCCTGGCAGTGACAGAACAGGCTTCCCGCCATGAAAGATTGAGCATTTAAACCTCATCAGCCTTCCTTGCTGCAACAACCCCCATGTTGAAAAGGAACCCCTATACAACAGGTTTTTAACCTGATGTGTTCTGAATAATAGAACCCACCGGGGGTGCATTGGTAAATATAGCCCCCAGGGGGCAATCTGGTCGGGCCTGGGCAATTCTCAGGCACTGCCAGGTGGTAACTCCATGAGGGAGATTCTGGAAGTGGGAGGTGGATTTTGTGTCTGTAGGGATGGTTGGATtccatggtggtggtggttgggcgtgggggggggggggggggggggtgagggcagtgctCCATGGTAGTTGTGGGGTATTTTGGGTAGTTTGTGATGGAGGGTGAGATtcagtggtggtgggtggggggttctgtggtGGGGGCAGGATTCCATGGTGGTATTTTTTGTGGTGGAGGGTGAGATTCCATGGTGTTGGGGGACAGGGGGTTTCTGTGATGGGGGCAGGATTCCACGGTGGCTGTGGGGGTATTTGATGGTGGTGGATGGGATTTTGTGACAGTTGGAGGGGTGGAATTCTGTGGCAGGAGGAAGGGTTCCATGGTAGATGTGGGGTATTTTGTGGTGGAGGGTGAGATtccatggtggtggtgggtggggggtttaTGTGGTGTGGTGATTCCATGACCACCCAAATGGAGTTGTTGACTAGTCATAGCAATCAATCTCTAACAATTATTCTGAAACAGTTCCTAAAATGTCACAAAGAAAACTTGTGAGGAAGAGCCCAGGGAACCATAGTGGAAAGATTGAATAAGTGGGTAAGGAGATTGCGATAGGCAATTACCCTGTGTCTCAGTCCTGTTGAGGCAGACAACAGACAAACGTCATGTTGCCTGTTCATCGAAATGAGTTCAGATTGCAGTCCTGTGTGAAAAATGTGACTGACTGGCTGCATGGTCAGCAGGAGGCCCAAGTGCACGTGCGGCTGGCAGAATGCACAGCTGTCCTCTTAAAAGAAGGTTGGCACTCTTAAAGACCCTCAAGAGGCAccctgaggaggggaggggagcagaTGGACAGAGATATGAATGCTCAGAATC
This window encodes:
- the LOC140391643 gene encoding matrix metalloproteinase-18-like, giving the protein MKTMRVYLTVVLELGFLVFASTALPLSTVTERGGPKNAQKAYQLKVLADPKTPRCGVSDMEQFSTFGNTIFEKKDLTYRLKNYTSDLPRDVVDIAMKEALQLWADVTPLTFTQTTSLADIEILFAPRDHGDGNPFDGPNGVLAHAFSPGPNIGGDAHFDEDERWTNTSSGINLMQVATHEFGHSLGLGHTNISGSVMLPFYTFVPQDSFGLSNDDIEGIQSLYGAAIGTTQSSTQTSTQAPTQTSTQAPTQTSTQAPTQTSTQAPTQTSTQAPTQTSMQAPTQTSTQAPTQTSTQAPTQTSTQAPTQTSTQAPTQTSTQAPTQTSMQAPTQTSTQAPTQTSTQAPTQTSTQAPTQTSTQAPTQTSMQAPTQTSTQAPTQTSTKEPSTCDPNLFADAIVRVWRRLFLFKNGLYKIFGSSAVIPVNSTWPSMMSNVDAAVRYPIHGRSKRGHRRRPGIIFFSGSQYWLFKRNVLQQGFPKPISDFKFPSSVTKIDAAMRIRRRRILFFVGNQFWTYSIRSKDIRGPFLISSTFRGISKVDAAFRYRGKYYLTSGSFIYIFQGTSFIKQWRTTSWMNCN